Proteins found in one Nitratiruptor sp. SB155-2 genomic segment:
- the thrB gene encoding homoserine kinase → MIISVPATSANLGPGFDTLGLALDLRNIVKIKKSRFFSISIKGEGANNVRLKGNNLFISIFNEHYRKLVGKTDKFRFTFINKIPLSRGLGSSSAVIVSAIAAAYAMAGVAIPREKLLNLALIYEPHPDNITPAVMGGFNVAVVENNKVYSLKKEIPQSLKAVVVIPNRPISTAHSRTRLPKRFAMSDVVYNVSRSSLLTAAFFSENWEMLRVASMDKLHQDIRMRGLPELFELQKLALQKGALMSTLSGSGSTFFNLCYESKAKELAKVLKDRFAKYQVKILDFDNKGLIIEE, encoded by the coding sequence TTGATCATCAGTGTACCAGCAACAAGTGCCAATCTTGGTCCAGGGTTCGATACATTGGGATTGGCTCTAGATTTGAGAAATATTGTTAAGATTAAAAAGAGTAGATTCTTTAGTATTTCTATTAAAGGTGAAGGTGCCAATAATGTTCGGCTAAAGGGAAATAACCTGTTTATCTCCATATTCAACGAACACTACCGTAAGCTAGTAGGAAAAACAGATAAATTTCGATTTACTTTCATTAATAAAATTCCTCTTTCAAGAGGTCTTGGAAGCAGCTCCGCAGTGATTGTAAGTGCCATTGCTGCTGCCTATGCAATGGCGGGTGTTGCTATCCCTAGAGAAAAACTTCTGAATCTCGCACTTATTTATGAACCCCATCCGGACAACATCACTCCCGCGGTAATGGGGGGATTCAATGTGGCAGTTGTCGAGAACAACAAAGTGTATAGTCTGAAAAAAGAGATTCCTCAAAGCCTCAAAGCAGTTGTGGTTATCCCCAACAGACCTATTTCCACCGCCCATTCACGCACAAGGCTTCCTAAACGTTTTGCTATGAGTGATGTGGTCTATAACGTTTCGCGCAGTTCACTTCTTACCGCAGCCTTTTTTAGTGAAAACTGGGAGATGCTTCGTGTCGCGTCTATGGATAAGCTGCATCAAGATATTCGAATGCGCGGGCTGCCCGAACTTTTTGAGCTGCAAAAGCTGGCGCTGCAAAAGGGCGCTCTTATGAGTACGCTTTCAGGAAGTGGTTCCACATTTTTCAATCTCTGTTATGAATCCAAGGCGAAAGAGCTTGCCAAGGTTTTAAAGGATCGATTTGCTAAATACCAGGTAAAAATACTCGATTTTGATAATAAGGGATTGATTATCGAAGAGTAG
- a CDS encoding DUF448 domain-containing protein, with protein MCIHCRQREPQEKLIRLQCIEKKITRYQGVGRSFYICNSCLDNKKLQKSLARICKIDPISALKMLKEIVDNGQSSNP; from the coding sequence ATGTGCATACATTGCAGACAAAGAGAGCCGCAAGAGAAGCTGATAAGACTGCAATGTATAGAAAAAAAAATTACTCGTTACCAGGGGGTTGGAAGAAGCTTTTACATATGCAATTCCTGCTTGGATAACAAAAAACTGCAAAAAAGCCTCGCTCGAATCTGTAAAATAGATCCAATTTCGGCTTTGAAAATGTTAAAGGAGATTGTAGATAATGGACAAAGTTCGAATCCATGA